In a genomic window of Styela clava chromosome 11, kaStyClav1.hap1.2, whole genome shotgun sequence:
- the LOC120347070 gene encoding uncharacterized protein LOC120347070 isoform X1: MRKHSKLFNCKWLFMQIVALSISLNEAAPCTDCSNPILGTTTSKPTTTNGWETTTKYPEEISTTLKAEQTTKLNGLQTEIPTTLKAGPNTKDKISGAEQQTTLSDSDRTESHSTTDLDKNITVTTGTNGSSDLLTIAIPLSGIVAFILGALSIFVIQRYCNKNKKPKKKDSMEIGSIQHQQPTVHERTTYENYTPTSDESGYEVPNQVDNKNEQSGYEVPIPVDNKNEQSGYEVPIPVDNKYEQQYEVVRSGAEYQYENA; this comes from the exons ATGAGGAAACATTCAAAACTCTTCAATTGCAAATGGTTGTTTATGCAGATAGTTG CACTAAGCATCAGTCTGAATGAAGCAGCACCCTGCACTGATTGTTCAAATCCAATACTTGGAACAACCACTTCTAAACCAA CaacaacaaatggatgggaaacaacaacaaaatatccAGAAGAAATTTCGACAACACTCAAAGCTGAACAGACTACAAAGCTGAACGGTCTACAAACGGAAATTCCGACAACACTGAAAGCTGGACCAAATACAAAAgacaaaa TTAGTGGAGCTGAGCAGCAAACAACACTATCTGATTCAGACAGAACTGAATCTCATTCAACAACTGATTTGGACAAAAACATCACAGTTACCACGGGAACCAATGGAAGTTCTGATTTATTGACAATTGCAATTCCATTGTCAGGAATAGTTGCTTTTATCTTGGGAGCTTTGTCAATCTTTGTCATACAAAG GTATTGCAACAAAAACAAGAAACCGAAAAAGAAAGATTCAATGGAAATTGGAAGCATCCAACATCAGCAGCCAACTGTCCATGAACGAACAACATATGAAAACTACACACCAACATCAGATGAAAGTGGATATGAAGTTCCGAATCAAGTTGATAACAAGAATGAACAAAGTGGATATGAAGTTCCGATTCCAGTTGATAACAAGAATGAACAAAGTGGATATGAAGTTCCGATTCCAGTTGATAACAAGTATGAACAACAATATGAGGTTGTGAGAAGCGGAGCAGAATACCAATATGAAAATGCGTGA
- the LOC120347070 gene encoding uncharacterized protein LOC120347070 isoform X2, translating into MRKHSKLFNCKWLFMQIVATTNGWETTTKYPEEISTTLKAEQTTKLNGLQTEIPTTLKAGPNTKDKISGAEQQTTLSDSDRTESHSTTDLDKNITVTTGTNGSSDLLTIAIPLSGIVAFILGALSIFVIQRYCNKNKKPKKKDSMEIGSIQHQQPTVHERTTYENYTPTSDESGYEVPNQVDNKNEQSGYEVPIPVDNKNEQSGYEVPIPVDNKYEQQYEVVRSGAEYQYENA; encoded by the exons ATGAGGAAACATTCAAAACTCTTCAATTGCAAATGGTTGTTTATGCAGATAGTTG CaacaacaaatggatgggaaacaacaacaaaatatccAGAAGAAATTTCGACAACACTCAAAGCTGAACAGACTACAAAGCTGAACGGTCTACAAACGGAAATTCCGACAACACTGAAAGCTGGACCAAATACAAAAgacaaaa TTAGTGGAGCTGAGCAGCAAACAACACTATCTGATTCAGACAGAACTGAATCTCATTCAACAACTGATTTGGACAAAAACATCACAGTTACCACGGGAACCAATGGAAGTTCTGATTTATTGACAATTGCAATTCCATTGTCAGGAATAGTTGCTTTTATCTTGGGAGCTTTGTCAATCTTTGTCATACAAAG GTATTGCAACAAAAACAAGAAACCGAAAAAGAAAGATTCAATGGAAATTGGAAGCATCCAACATCAGCAGCCAACTGTCCATGAACGAACAACATATGAAAACTACACACCAACATCAGATGAAAGTGGATATGAAGTTCCGAATCAAGTTGATAACAAGAATGAACAAAGTGGATATGAAGTTCCGATTCCAGTTGATAACAAGAATGAACAAAGTGGATATGAAGTTCCGATTCCAGTTGATAACAAGTATGAACAACAATATGAGGTTGTGAGAAGCGGAGCAGAATACCAATATGAAAATGCGTGA